From Primulina tabacum isolate GXHZ01 chromosome 2, ASM2559414v2, whole genome shotgun sequence, one genomic window encodes:
- the LOC142523810 gene encoding protein DEHYDRATION-INDUCED 19 homolog 4-like isoform X2, with product MGDRLFGGSSYSNRCAVDLIDDYNEGGEETEGEYEDEEVNYIDNGDKSEELACPFCVEDFDLLGLCCHIDADHRFEVTPGICPFCATRVGINMASHVITQHESILKSLCNKKNCSSRSRSTILLFRKELQERHLRSIKESSLVDSSSKAAADFMLLSFVKNPQPAYRPRTIESASSTEVSSSRQSSSVDSLERIQPALSTEGRNEMATSEFVQELVLTSIFL from the exons ATGGGCGATCGGCTTTTCGGGGGTTCCTCTTATTCCAATCGCTGTGCGG TCGATTTGATAGATGATTACAATGAGGGGGGAGAGGAAACGGAGGGGGAGTACGAGGACGAAGAAGTCAACTACATCGATAACGGGGATAAATCGGAGGAATTGGCTTGCCCGTTTTGTGTCGAGGATTTTGATCTCCTCGGATTGTGCTGCCACATTGATGCCGACCATCGTTTTGAGGTTACACCCGGG ATTTGTCCTTTTTGTGCTACAAGGGTGGGAATAAACATGGCTTCACACGTAATCACGCAGCATGagagtattttaaaa TCCCTCTGCAACAAGAAGAACTGTAGTTCTCGCTCCAGATCAACAATTCTTTTATTCAGAAAAGAGCTGCAGGAGAGGCATTTACGAAGCATTAAGGAGTCCTCTTTGGTTGATTCTTCCTCTAAGGCAGCAGCTGATTTCATGCTTTTGTCATTTGTGAAAAATCCACAACCTGCTTACAGACCTAGAACCATTGAATCTGCTTCCTCAACTGAGGTAAGCTCATCAAGGCAAAGTTCAAGTGTTGATTCTTTGGAGAG AATACAACCAGCTCTGTCGACTGAGGGAAGAAATGAAATGGCTACGAGTGAATTTGTGCAAGAATTAGTGTTAACCTCCATTTTTTTATGA
- the LOC142537143 gene encoding uncharacterized protein LOC142537143: MEMERVSTNLLYGGRRYWRTKGYMRLNSHSRRKRKMRMRVLKLGSGAADGSTSCLRFWRIKLRPPVELKLRFSPKKFILRMRDAYVDMMLRIASTRMIGSGFGRLPIKEYDEGMIAEMYRSIVAAQGQLVPPRFGVDRRG, from the coding sequence ATGGAGATGGAAAGGGTTTCGACAAATTTACTCTACGGCGGAAGAAGGTATTGGCGGACGAAGGGGTACATGCGGCTGAATTCCCATTCCCGACGGAAGAGAAAGATGAGAATGCGAGTGCTGAAGCTTGGTTCTGGTGCTGCCGATGGATCTACCAGCTGCTTGAGATTCTGGAGGATCAAGCTGAGGCCGCCGGTGGAGCTGAAACTCCGCTTCTCGCCTAAGAAATTTATACTCCGGATGCGAGACGCTTATGTGGATATGATGCTGAGAATCGCTAGCACTCGGATGATAGGGAGCGGGTTCGGAAGATTGCCGATTAAGGAGTACGACGAAGGGATGATAGCGGAGATGTACAGATCCATTGTGGCGGCGCAAGGGCAGTTGGTGCCTCCCAGATTCGGCGTGGATCGCAGAGGGTGA
- the LOC142537236 gene encoding GATA transcription factor 15-like — translation MDLKEDVKQDSDERNSDRCLVKCCSGCRTTRTPLWRGGPEGPKSLCNACGIKYNKKRRQLMGLDIGRSTHKKKKRTAVNRGNGVREILKMRFMASGSEVVLQKSGKLLSKLREEEQAAILLMALSYGSVYA, via the exons ATGGATCTGAAAGAGGATGTG AAGCAAGATTCCGATGAGCGAAATAGCGACAGGTGTTTGGTGAAATGCTGCAGCGGCTGTCGCACTACCAGAACTCCCCTATGGAGAGGTGGCCCAGAGGGACCCAAG TCTCTATGTAATGCTTGTGGGATCAAATACAATAAGAAGAGGCGACAGCTGATGGGTTTGGATATTGGAAGAAGTACCCACAAGAAGAAAAAGCGAACCGCTGTAAATCGTGGCAACGGGGTCAGAGAGATTTTGAAAATGCGATTTATGGCTTCGGGAAGTGAAGTCGTGTTACAGAAGTCGGGGAAGCTGTTGAGCAAGTTGAGGGAGGAAGAGCAAGCGGCTATACTGTTGATGGCTCTTTCTTACGGATCTGTTTATGCTTAG